A window of Falsiruegeria litorea R37 contains these coding sequences:
- the fliP gene encoding flagellar type III secretion system pore protein FliP (The bacterial flagellar biogenesis protein FliP forms a type III secretion system (T3SS)-type pore required for flagellar assembly.) gives MLLCLFAAWAGPADAQELSLSLGEGGSLSGRTIQLILLITILSLAPGLAIMITCFPFLVTVLSILRQGIGLQQSPPNMLIVSLALFLTYFIMEPVFTEAWTSGIQPLVQETLEVEPALQQAIVPFKEFMAARVDPDTFEAMASLRPHTQDVSPSPEAPISVLIPSFLLSEISRAFQIGFLVFLPFLVIDLVVAAVLMSMGMMMVPPATVSLPFKLAFFVIADGWSLVAGALVRSYSP, from the coding sequence ATGCTCTTGTGTCTGTTTGCGGCCTGGGCTGGGCCTGCCGACGCGCAGGAGCTGTCGCTGTCGCTGGGTGAAGGTGGCTCATTGTCGGGGCGCACGATCCAGCTGATCTTGCTGATCACGATTCTAAGCTTGGCGCCGGGCTTGGCCATCATGATCACGTGCTTTCCGTTCCTGGTAACCGTCTTGTCGATCCTGCGCCAAGGAATTGGTTTACAGCAATCGCCGCCGAACATGTTGATTGTCAGCCTGGCTCTGTTTCTGACGTACTTCATCATGGAGCCTGTTTTTACCGAAGCTTGGACGAGCGGTATTCAGCCCCTTGTCCAGGAAACCCTGGAGGTTGAACCGGCGCTGCAGCAGGCGATTGTTCCGTTCAAAGAGTTCATGGCAGCGCGCGTTGACCCAGATACCTTTGAGGCGATGGCCTCCTTGAGGCCACACACACAGGACGTAAGCCCGTCCCCCGAGGCGCCGATATCCGTACTGATTCCATCCTTTTTGCTCTCGGAAATTTCTCGAGCATTTCAGATTGGGTTCTTGGTCTTTTTGCCGTTCCTGGTGATCGATCTGGTCGTTGCGGCGGTTTTGATGTCGATGGGGATGATGATGGTTCCACCGGCGACGGTTTCATTGCCGTTTAAACTGGCATTTTTCGTAATCGCCGATGGCTGGTCCCTCGTCGCTGGTGCGCTGGTTCGGAGCTATAGTCCTTAA
- a CDS encoding FliM/FliN family flagellar motor switch protein: protein MDNEAPKNPEQGNPFTSVPIEIMVSVGHARPLIKDLVGLGENAVLTLDKRVEDPVELYVGGTLVARGQLEEMNGDQSGQLAVRLTEITDLQSGLG from the coding sequence ATGGATAACGAGGCCCCAAAGAATCCCGAGCAAGGAAACCCGTTTACCTCGGTTCCGATCGAAATCATGGTCTCGGTTGGGCATGCGCGGCCGTTGATCAAAGATCTGGTTGGTCTGGGCGAAAACGCTGTTCTGACATTGGACAAACGGGTGGAAGATCCTGTCGAGCTGTATGTCGGAGGAACGCTGGTTGCCAGGGGCCAACTTGAAGAGATGAATGGCGATCAGTCTGGGCAGTTGGCTGTACGCTTGACGGAAATTACCGACCTGCAAAGTGGTTTGGGATGA
- a CDS encoding ABC transporter ATP-binding protein, with protein sequence MSIAHLLEDFEKNIFQVGRVQMMNEDALEEYRLTAFEQGYAAGWDDAVSAQTEDHARVSEALGKSLEDLSFTYHEALSQMTLSLEPMFGSLVDTVLPDTIERTYSQHIVDELKEMARDQAAQPVLLVVPSGVSAALKPALDREFSVPVQMVEESSLPPGQAYLRVGTAEREVDCTALMASISEAVDAFLYQAKEDVQHG encoded by the coding sequence ATGTCGATCGCACATTTGCTGGAAGACTTTGAAAAAAACATCTTTCAAGTCGGGCGTGTTCAGATGATGAACGAAGATGCGCTCGAAGAATATCGGTTAACGGCCTTTGAACAGGGCTATGCCGCGGGCTGGGATGATGCAGTTTCGGCCCAAACCGAAGATCACGCGCGCGTGTCCGAGGCTTTGGGCAAATCTCTTGAAGACCTGTCGTTCACCTATCACGAAGCGTTGTCGCAGATGACCTTGTCGCTTGAGCCGATGTTCGGCAGCCTGGTGGATACGGTTTTACCTGACACGATCGAGAGGACTTATAGTCAACACATCGTGGACGAGTTGAAGGAGATGGCGCGGGATCAGGCGGCGCAGCCGGTTCTGCTGGTGGTTCCATCTGGGGTGAGCGCGGCGCTCAAGCCTGCCTTGGATCGTGAGTTTTCGGTTCCGGTTCAGATGGTTGAGGAATCAAGCCTGCCACCCGGACAGGCTTATCTGCGAGTCGGTACGGCCGAACGCGAAGTAGATTGCACTGCGTTGATGGCATCGATTTCCGAAGCTGTCGATGCATTCCTGTACCAGGCAAAAGAGGACGTTCAACATGGATAA
- the fliF gene encoding flagellar basal-body MS-ring/collar protein FliF, with protein sequence MQQIRTVWASLDKRKQIIVVGAAVAVFLAVLAMSRIAANPSMQLLYAGLESGSAGDVVRSLEQRGIPYDVRGGSIYVPAAQRDELRLTLASEGLPANGGRGYELLDSLSGFGTTSQMFDAAYWRAKEGELARTIVASPFISQARVHIANSASSPFQRSAEPTASVSVIPTGSPITPTQANAIRFLVSSAISGLSVDNVAIIDANGTLIGSPEATAAASTADDRAQQMRDRVLRLVEARVGKGNAVVEISVDTVTETESIRERRFDPNGRVAISTDVEERSDNSKNQSGDVTVASNLPDGDGATGDESNSSTSATRERVNYEVSETEMEILRVPGAVKRLSVAVLVNGTPTEVAGGAFVPRPEEELDALRELVSSAVGYDADRGDVITIKSMELPTIEPLGTAAGPSLFQGMHLDAMSLIQVATLAIVALGLGLFVVRPILSNTAQIGAPSLALPPGAPTNRNSSALGQPALTGEIATGEGEGYEPLQAPNSSVRQIAGVGTSEDPVDRLRAMIGDKQEESVEILRSWLQESEEKV encoded by the coding sequence GTGCAGCAGATTAGAACTGTCTGGGCAAGTTTAGACAAAAGAAAACAGATTATCGTTGTGGGGGCTGCGGTTGCGGTGTTCCTTGCGGTTCTGGCGATGTCGCGAATCGCGGCAAACCCAAGCATGCAATTGCTTTATGCGGGGTTGGAAAGCGGCTCGGCCGGCGATGTGGTCCGCTCACTGGAGCAGCGTGGCATTCCCTATGACGTGCGGGGCGGTTCGATATACGTTCCCGCGGCGCAGCGGGACGAGCTGCGCCTGACATTGGCGAGCGAAGGGCTACCGGCAAACGGCGGGCGTGGCTACGAACTCCTCGATTCGCTAAGCGGATTTGGCACCACCTCGCAAATGTTCGATGCCGCTTATTGGCGCGCGAAAGAGGGGGAATTGGCGCGCACGATCGTGGCGTCACCCTTTATCAGCCAAGCGCGGGTTCACATCGCCAACAGCGCGTCCTCGCCCTTTCAGCGCAGTGCGGAACCCACCGCCTCGGTCTCGGTCATTCCGACCGGCAGCCCGATCACGCCGACCCAGGCCAATGCGATTCGCTTTCTGGTGTCCAGCGCAATCAGCGGGTTGTCTGTGGACAATGTGGCGATCATCGATGCCAACGGCACGCTGATCGGCTCGCCCGAGGCCACGGCGGCAGCCAGCACGGCTGATGATCGGGCGCAACAGATGCGCGACCGGGTGTTGCGTCTGGTCGAAGCACGCGTTGGCAAGGGCAATGCGGTGGTCGAAATCAGTGTCGACACCGTGACTGAAACCGAATCTATCCGCGAGCGCCGCTTTGACCCCAACGGGCGGGTGGCGATCAGCACGGATGTTGAGGAGCGTTCGGACAATTCCAAGAACCAGTCCGGCGATGTGACTGTGGCGTCGAACCTGCCGGATGGGGATGGCGCGACGGGTGACGAATCGAATTCGTCCACCAGCGCGACACGTGAGCGGGTGAATTATGAAGTGTCCGAAACCGAGATGGAGATCCTGCGCGTTCCAGGTGCAGTAAAACGCCTGAGCGTCGCAGTTCTGGTCAACGGAACGCCGACCGAGGTCGCTGGCGGTGCCTTTGTCCCGCGCCCCGAGGAAGAGCTGGATGCATTGCGTGAGTTGGTGTCGTCGGCCGTGGGGTATGACGCAGACCGCGGGGATGTCATCACAATTAAATCCATGGAGTTGCCGACCATCGAGCCCCTGGGCACGGCGGCAGGTCCCTCGCTGTTTCAGGGTATGCACCTGGATGCAATGTCGCTGATTCAGGTGGCGACCCTGGCAATTGTGGCGCTTGGGCTTGGCCTGTTTGTCGTCCGTCCGATCCTGAGTAACACCGCTCAGATTGGCGCGCCATCGTTGGCTCTGCCGCCCGGTGCTCCAACAAATAGAAATTCGTCTGCACTCGGACAGCCAGCCCTAACTGGTGAAATCGCGACAGGAGAGGGTGAAGGGTATGAGCCGCTTCAAGCGCCGAATTCGTCAGTTCGACAGATTGCAGGTGTGGGTACATCCGAAGATCCGGTGGATCGCTTACGCGCGATGATCGGGGACAAGCAGGAAGAGTCAGTAGAAATCCTGCGCAGCTGGCTGCAGGAAAGTGAGGAGAAGGTCTGA
- a CDS encoding flagellar basal body-associated FliL family protein — protein sequence MSDVTADELEPEKKGGKLPLIIGLVLGLVGAGAGFYATTSGLIPIGSKSEEHAEKAQADDTGEHPAALPDIEYVDLTPIMITLSGGETIHQLRFHAQLEVESKYHADVEKIRPRVLDVLNGYLRALELSDLRDPLALTRLRGQMLRRIGIVAGKGRVRDLLVIEFVLN from the coding sequence ATGTCCGATGTGACGGCAGATGAACTGGAACCAGAGAAAAAAGGCGGCAAACTCCCGCTGATTATTGGGCTCGTTCTGGGGCTGGTTGGAGCGGGCGCGGGATTCTATGCGACCACCTCGGGGTTGATTCCCATCGGTTCGAAATCCGAAGAGCATGCGGAGAAAGCGCAGGCAGATGACACTGGTGAACACCCTGCTGCTTTGCCGGATATCGAGTATGTGGATCTGACACCAATCATGATCACGCTCAGCGGTGGAGAGACGATCCATCAGCTTCGGTTTCATGCCCAGCTTGAGGTCGAATCGAAATACCACGCGGATGTCGAAAAGATACGTCCTCGGGTTCTGGATGTACTCAACGGCTACCTCCGAGCTCTGGAACTGTCGGATCTTCGCGATCCTCTCGCCCTGACCCGGCTGCGCGGCCAGATGCTGCGCCGCATTGGCATAGTTGCTGGCAAAGGTCGCGTGCGCGACCTGCTGGTGATCGAATTTGTACTGAACTAG
- a CDS encoding MotE family protein translates to MSKPATARNGALTVIAVLMLGSAVLRVGFEAGPAIAREINSETPEVPKDGMAPKVSETAVEYQKLLAALQEREQELSRRESQIEERSKALAVADQAIEQKLAALTEAEETLRETIALADVAAEDDLTRLTNVYEQMKPKESAALFEEMDPDFAAGFLARMRPEAAAGIMAGLSPTAAYTISVVLAGRNANVPGD, encoded by the coding sequence ATGAGCAAGCCGGCAACAGCACGCAACGGTGCTCTGACTGTTATTGCCGTCCTCATGCTCGGCTCGGCAGTGCTTCGGGTGGGGTTCGAGGCTGGACCAGCCATTGCCCGAGAAATCAATTCTGAAACACCCGAGGTGCCCAAAGACGGGATGGCGCCCAAGGTAAGCGAAACAGCTGTCGAGTACCAAAAACTATTGGCGGCCCTTCAAGAACGCGAGCAGGAACTTTCCCGCCGCGAATCGCAGATCGAAGAGCGATCCAAGGCCCTGGCCGTTGCAGATCAGGCCATCGAACAGAAACTCGCAGCCTTGACCGAAGCCGAAGAGACGCTGCGTGAGACCATCGCCTTAGCCGATGTCGCGGCCGAAGACGACCTGACACGGCTCACAAATGTCTATGAGCAGATGAAGCCCAAGGAATCGGCCGCCCTGTTCGAAGAGATGGACCCTGACTTTGCCGCCGGTTTCCTGGCCCGCATGCGGCCCGAAGCCGCTGCCGGAATCATGGCCGGTCTCAGCCCGACAGCAGCCTACACCATCAGCGTGGTTCTGGCTGGACGCAA